The Juglans regia cultivar Chandler chromosome 2, Walnut 2.0, whole genome shotgun sequence genome includes a window with the following:
- the LOC109018019 gene encoding disease resistance protein RPV1-like, translating to MGQHEDNGRTTAARRGLKRKLKPEFEDRKEDAKVLALEARVHRHVNIRHSVVELPGEVHSNPAITSTSFSMASETLPSPCPSVCNYDVFLSFRGEDTRKNFTDYLYSSLTQVGIHTFRDEEELRIGEDISTELYNAIHGSKISIVVFSKGYAYSKWCLNELVEIIHCAETRGQTLLPIFYHVVPSDIRNQTGTFADAFARHEELFQNDMERVEGWRAALREAASKKGWDIEQAENGYESRVIDQIVKEVLSKLKPEYFAVAIHPVGVNSRVEEMKALLNLETSDVRIVGIYGMGGIGKTTIAKAVYNQIRDTFGRSSFLMHIKEKSEHFNGLVGLQKQLLCDIFKRKKFKIDSVDRGIRLIEERIQGKRVLVVLDDVDDLEQIYAFVGQRKWFGPGSRVIITTRNEHLLKQAQVNGKYEIRELDKFESLQLFSWHAFGTTHPIKDYLDLSVSAVNYAGGLPLALEVLGCFLLGRSAIEWKSELKILQKMPHDKIHKILKRSFDSLDHDKKMIFLDIACFFVGLNKKYVITILDGCGFSSISDINILVQRALLRIDDQHNKLGMHDLIRDMGREIVREESHQYPGKRSRLWFRTDVLSVLHKHKFI from the exons ATGGGTCAGCACGAAGACAATGGCCGAACCACCGCTGCGAGGAGAGGCTTGAAGCGAAAGCTGAAGCCTGAATTCGAAGACCGGAAGGAGGATGCCAAGGTTCTCGCTCTCGAAGCCCGCGTGCATCGCCACGTTAACATCCGTCATTCCGTTGTGGAACTACCCGGAGAAG TCCATTCAAATCCAGCCATAACAAGCACCTCCTTTTCCATGGCTTCTGAAACTCTTCCTTCACCCTGCCCAAGTGTTTGCAATTATGATGTCTTTCTAAGTTTTAGAGGTGAAGACACTCGTAAGAATTTCACTGATTACTTGTACTCCTCCTTAACGCAAGTTGGAATTCATACATTTCGAGATGAAGAAGAGCTCCGCATTGGGGAGGACATCTCTACCGAGCTGTACAACGCGATTCATGGATCAAAGATTTCCATTGTGGTTTTCTCAAAAGGCTATGCTTATTCTAAGTGGTGCCTTAATGAGCTTGTCGAGATTATTCACTGTGCAGAAACTAGAGGCCAAACTCTTCTTCCTATATTTTATCATGTGGTCCCCTCGGATATCCGAAATCAAACTGGAACTTTTGCAGATGCATTTGCTAGGCATGAAGAGCTATTTCAAAATGATATGGAAAGGGTAGAGGGGTGGAGAGCAGCACTTAGAGAAGCTGCTTCTAAAAAAGGCTGGGATATCGAGCAAGCGGAAAATGG GTATGAATCAAGAGTCATAGACCAAATTGTGAAAGAAGTTTTAAGTAAATTGAAGCCTGAGTATTTTGCTGTTGCCATTCACCCAGTAGGAGTCAATTCACGTGTTGAAGAGATGAAAGCTTTATTAAATCTTGAAACAAGTGACGTTCGCATTGTTGGCATCTATGGGATGGGCGGGATTGGTAAAACCACGATCGCAAAAGCTGTCTATAACCAAATACGTGATACATTTGGGAGAAGCAGTTTTCTTATGCATATCAAGGAAAAGTCTGAACATTTCAATGGCTTGGTTGgtttacaaaaacaacttctttGTGATATCttcaaaaggaagaaatttaAGATTGACAGTGTTGATAGAGGAATCAGATTGATTGAAGAAAGAATTCAAGGCAAAAGAGTTCTTGTTGTTCTTGATGACGTGGATGACTTGGAACAAATATATGCCTTTGTTGGACAACGCAAATGGTTTGGTCCAGGAAGCAGAGTCATTATAACAACTAGAAATGAACATTTGCTGAAACAGGCTCAGGTGAATGGAAAGTATGAGATTAGAGAATTGGATAAGTTTGAATCTCTTCAACTTTTCAGCTGGCATGCTTTTGGAACGACACATCCAATAAAAGATTACCTTGACCTTTCGGTTAGTGCTGTGAATTATGCTGGAGGACTTCCATTAGCTCTTGAAGTTCTAGGTTGTTTTCTATTAGGAAGAAGTGCCATTGAATGGAAAAGTGagttgaaaatattacaaaaaatgcCTCACGACAAGattcataaaatacttaaaagaagcTTCGATTCCCTAGATCATGATAAAAAGATGATATTCCTCGATATTGCATGTTTCTTTGTCggtttaaacaaaaaatatgtcATTACAATACTTGATGGTTGTGGCTTCTCCTCCATAAGCGATATAAACATTCTTGTTCAAAGGGCCCTCCTAAGAATTGACGATCAACATAATAAGTTAGGAATGCATGATTTGATTCGAGATATGGGAAGAGAAATTGTTCGTGAAGAATCGCACCAATATCCAGGAAAGCGTAGTAGATTGTGGTTTCGCACTGACGTCTTGAGTGTATTGCACAAACATAAG TTCATTTGA